The following nucleotide sequence is from Photobacterium gaetbulicola Gung47.
CTTTGGCGACATCTTCGAAGATAGGGGCAAAGCCGACACATGGGTTGCACCAAGGGGCCCAGAAATCAACTACAACAGGCTTGTCACTTTGGATCAGGGAAAGGAAATTGTCCTGCGTACCTTCAATAGGCATGCCGTCTAGCAGGCGATCCTTACAGGCACCGCAGTTGGCGATGTCATTCACTCGCGCCGTTGGAATACGGTTCATGGCCTTGCAGTGAGGACAGCGGGTAGTCATTGTAGTCATAATCGGGTTCCAGTAAGTCTTGTTTCTTACTAATTTAACGACTACCCAAGTATAAGCAAAGCAGGATTAACAGATTATATTGATAGAAATAATCTATCGGTTAGGTATACCTCAATGTCTACGGTCGTTATATCGTTGTTCGTTATTCTTCAATAGTTAATTGGCTTAGTGGATCAAGCCCAGTTCTTTAGCTTCCTCAATGGTAAGGCCGCTGGCACGGATGTCGCGAAGCATTTCAATACGGCGACGCGCTTCAGCTTGCTGGCGTTTGTTCTGGGAGATGTGTGAAGCGGTTTCGTCTTTGAAATCCCACTTTGAGGACACATCTGACATTTCATTATGGTCGATAGAATTGATAGACACATTAACCTCCTAAATAATCCCTGCGTCGAAATCAACTTATCTTTATCAGAGGAATTTGCTGACGTTAAGACGTTAAAATCTACTTTGTGACACATCCCAAAATTGTGCAATTTCTATGAAAACTTGCTTTTCTCCACCGACAAACGGGGGTAATGTTGACGGTTCCACATCAGTAAAAATTCACGTTGTCAGATCACTTTTTCGAGCGGCCTTCCCTCCCTTTTTGACTCAGCGTTTTTATGCCTATTGGTAGTTTGATAATTAATCATGTAACTGATTGTATATTAATGCGTTTGTTGCAATTCTAAGTTGTTTGTTGATAACTTGGTCAATTGGTTTTTAAAGGGTTTACAGCGGTCGTAGGATCCCATATCATTCGTCGCACTTACGGAGAGATGGCTGAGTGGTTGAAAGCACCGGTCTTGAAAACCGGCATACGTTAATAGCGTATCTAGGGTTCAAATCCCTATCTCTCCGCCACATTCTAATAGTCAGTAGCAATACTGGTTATTTGACCTTCTGGGTAAGCAAGGTTCAAATCCTCCATACCCAGAGCGTCTCCACCACATTCTAGAAATTGGGCTTTAAGCCGAGTTTCACACAGAATTGGAGCGGTAGTTCAGTTGGTTAGAATACCGGCCTGTCACGCCGGGGGTCGCGGGTTCGAGTCCCGTCCGCTCCGCCACTATACTGAAGCCCTTGTCGAAAGACGAGGGCTTTTTTGTATGCATCGAAATTGGCGTTCGCCCTTCGGTCGAATGAGTCCCGCTGGAGCGCCAGCCCGGCCGTTCCGCCACTGATTTAAGCCTGATGCGAAAGCGTCGGGCTTTTTTGTATGCGTTTGATATGGGCGTCAGTCCTGCGGACATATCTTAAATGCTATAGCTGGATAAATCGCTCTGCTGCTTTCGGGCGTCTTCCAATGTCTTAGGAATAGCTAATTGCCTTGATTTCATTGCTTTTACCGCGTTTTCAATTTTGCTATTGGCTTGCTACGGGCTGACAGTATGGTTCTGTTGATATGACATTTTGCTCCAATAGCCCACTAATTAGATGGTACGCCCCATCCCTTCCCTACAATAGGGTTAGGTGAACACTGGGAGAGACCATCATGCAAAACACTGTGATCATTGGCATTGATATTGGTAAAAATCTATTTCATCTAGTCGGAAGAGATAAGGCTGGCAGAGAGGTTTTCCGTCATAAGTTTAACCGAGCGAAGCTTATTCAGTTTCTTTCTTGTCATGAACCAGTGGTTGTGAAATGGAATCTTGCGGTGGCTGCCACTGGTTAGCAAGAAAGTGCGCTAGTTATGGGCATACGCCAAAGCTCATCCCTCCTCAGTATGTTAAGCCGTATGTAAAATCATATAAATATGACTTTATTGATGCTGATGCAATTGGTGAAGCGGCATCGCGACCGCATATGAGATTTGTCACGCCGAAATCCGAGATGGCACAAGTGTTAACTGTTATTCGACGCGTCAGAGCAGCTTATATTTAGGATCGAACCGCATGCATGAACCGTATCGGCTCGATGTTGCTTGAATTTGGTATCAGCTTACCCAAAGGCCACCATCAGATGAAAAATGTAATCCAACGCATATTGGATCATGATGAACTGCTTCCACCTTTGCTTCTTCTCGAGGTCAAACAATATTTTGATCATTATGAGTTGCTTAACTCACGTATCAAGGAGCAAGACGACAAATTACAGCGGAACATACGCGAAGAAGGTACAGCAAAACTTCTTCAAACCATACTTGGTATTGGCCCAATAACTGCGTGTTGCTGTTTATCAGCAGTGCCTAACCCTCGAGACTTTAAGAATGGACGGAACTTTGCGGCTTGGATTGGCCTTGTGCCCTATCAATACTCAACGGGCGACAAATCAAGGTTGCTCGGCATATCAAAACGTGGGAACAAAGAACTCAAAAGAAGAAAGCCATTTAATTAATGTCGCAGTCGTAGCTTTGGCGAATAAGGTTGCACGCATAGCATGGTCAGTGATGGCTGAACAAAAGCCATTTGAAATTAGAAATTAATACAGAGTTTGCAATGATAATCTTTGATGACAAAACGGCTAGACCACCAGATTGAAGACCTGATGGACAGAACAGCAATAGTATGCTTTCTCACTTTTGAGGACAATCTGGCGCGGCTCTCATCGTAGAGCTGGGACTAATGAAAGTCTCTAAATGACTCTGAATACATTAGCGCAAACCAACTCCGTTATTGGGTTTATTACTTGCAAAACGGGGCGTACCATACATTTTGTCCAATTACGTTTTATCGCCTCGCTTAAACCAGCCTGCCTCCCATTTTGATTCTCGAGAATTGAAGGGAGGCAGATGCTACAACAAAACAGGCCCAGCTTTGGCCTAGTGGGTGTTGGCGGGGAACGAAGCTGGGCCCGAGGGGGTGTTACTTTAGCAACTTAAAACTTGTTGCTTAAATCCTGCTATTTCAGATCGAAGCGGTCGGCTTCCATCACTTTCACCCAAGCCTTGACGAAATCAGCGACGAATTTCTCCTTGGCATCATCTTGCGCGTAGACTTCGGCAATCGCCCGTAGTTGTGAATTAGAACCAAAGACCAAATCCACGCGGGTTGCTGTCCATTTCTTCTCTCCCGTCGCTCGGTCCGTACCTAGGTATGCGCTGTTGTTAGGACATACTGGCTTCCATTCTGTTGCCATATCAACAAGGTTGATGAAGAAGTCGTTGCTGAGTACGCCAACCTTATCGGTCAAGACGCCATGTGCGGTATTGTTGTGGTTTGCGCCTAGTACACGCAGGCCACCAATGAGAACGGTCATTTCTGGCGCGGTCAGACCAAGCAGTTGCGCTTTATCCAGCAGCATTTCTTCGGCTGGCACTGAGAACAGCTTTTTAGCAAAGTTACGGAAACCGTCAGCTTCTGGCTCCAGTACCGCAAACGACTCTTGATCTGTTTGCTCGGCGGTGGCATCAACACGGCCTGCTGAGAATGGTACCTCAACATCAAAACCACCGTCTTTCGCAGCTTTCTCAACCGCAACGTTACCAGCCAGGACAATGAGGTCGGCGATGGACACGCCACGCTCACTGGTATTGAAACTAGCCTGAATACTGTCTAAAGCGGCGAGGACTTTGTCTAGCTGCTCGGGTTGGTTAGCTTCCCAGTTTCGCTGTGGCGACAAACGGATGCGCGCACCGTTTACACCGCCACGATAGTCTGAGCCGCGGTAAGTTGACGCACTAGACCAAGCGGTAAATACCAGCTCAGAAACAGTGAGCCCTGAGTCAAGAACTGCTTGTTTCAGTTCAGCAATATCACTATTTGATAGAGCCGCAAAACGTGCTTGTGGCAAAGGGTCTTGCCAAATCATATCTTCTGACGGGGAGTCTTCACCGATGTATCGGCTCTTCGGACCCATATCGCGATGTGTCAACTTAAACCAGGCGCGAGCAAAAGCATCAGCGAATTGATCTGGATTTTCATGGAAGCGTTTTGAGATCGGGCCGTAGATAGGATCCATACGCATTGCCATATCTGCGGTCGTCATGATGGTTTTGACTTTCTGAGATGGGTCATGCGCCTTAGGTGCCATATGTTCTTCATTGACACCAATCGGTTCCCACTGCCAAGCGCCAGCCGGGCTCTTCACCAGATCCCAGTTGTAGCCAAACAACATGTCGAAGTAACCGTTATCCCAAACGATAGGGTTTGGTGTCCAGGCACCTTCAATACCAGAGGTTGTCGTATCATCCCCTTTACCTGTGCCAAAGCTGTTTTTCCAACCAAAGCCCATTTCTTCCAGTGGTGCAGCTTCTGGTTCTGGCCCCATCTCTTCTTCGGAGCCTGCGCCGTGCGTTTTACCAAACGTGTGGCCACCTGCAACGAGGGCAACAGTTTCCTCATCGTTCATCCCCATACGCGCAAAGGTATCGCGGATATCGCGGCCTGAAGCGAGGATGCTTGGATCGCCATTTGGCCCCTCAGGATTTACGTAGATCAAACCCATTTGCACTGCGGCTAATGGTTTTTCTAAGTCTCGGTCACCGGTGTAACGCTCATCACCAAGCCATTCGCTTTCAGCACCCCAGTAGATGTCTTCTTCTGGCTCCCAAATATCGGCACGGCCACCTGAAAAGCCAAAGGTTTTTAGTCCCATGGATTCAATCGCAACGTTACCGGCAAGGATGAATAGGTCAGCCCAAGATAGGCTGTTGCCATATTTTTGTTTGATAGGCCAAAGCAGGCGACGCGCTTTGTCGAGGTTGCCATTGTCTGGCCAGCTGTTCAGGGGCGCAAAGCGCTGGTTTCCTGTGTTTGCGCCCCCGCGACCATCTGAAGTACGGTATGTCCCTGCTGCGTGCCACGCCATGCGGATCATGAACGGCCCGTAGTGGCCATAGTCTGCGGGCCACCACTCTTGAGAGTCAGTCATTAGTGCTTCGAGGTCTGCCTTCACGGCTTTGAGGTTCAGCGCTTTGAAGGCTTCTGCATAGTTGAAGTCTTCACCTAAAGGATTTGATTTCTTATCGTTCTGATGCAGTATTTTGATATTCAATTGGTTGGGCCACCAATCGACATTCTTTGTTGCATTGCCACCGAGGGTTGTATTCCCACCATGCATGACTGGACATTTGCCTGCTGAACTTGGTTTATCGTTACTCATTTTAAGCTCCTGTGCTGTCGGCTCATGTTGCGACAGAGTATGTAATTAGAAAACTCAATGTGAATATAGCGACAAAGCAGATTGGTCACAGATGGTTATATCGATAGTTGTGATAGACCAGACCTATCTATTAGGAATACTTATTATAACTTGTTATATATCAAATTATTATATTGGCTTTGCAGATTAAAGAAACCCTGCCTAGTAGGGTGCTGAAGCAGGGTTTGAGGTTAAGGACAAGGCTGGCCGTTAAGCGTGTTTCAGCT
It contains:
- a CDS encoding catalase/peroxidase HPI (COG0376); amino-acid sequence: MSNDKPSSAGKCPVMHGGNTTLGGNATKNVDWWPNQLNIKILHQNDKKSNPLGEDFNYAEAFKALNLKAVKADLEALMTDSQEWWPADYGHYGPFMIRMAWHAAGTYRTSDGRGGANTGNQRFAPLNSWPDNGNLDKARRLLWPIKQKYGNSLSWADLFILAGNVAIESMGLKTFGFSGGRADIWEPEEDIYWGAESEWLGDERYTGDRDLEKPLAAVQMGLIYVNPEGPNGDPSILASGRDIRDTFARMGMNDEETVALVAGGHTFGKTHGAGSEEEMGPEPEAAPLEEMGFGWKNSFGTGKGDDTTTSGIEGAWTPNPIVWDNGYFDMLFGYNWDLVKSPAGAWQWEPIGVNEEHMAPKAHDPSQKVKTIMTTADMAMRMDPIYGPISKRFHENPDQFADAFARAWFKLTHRDMGPKSRYIGEDSPSEDMIWQDPLPQARFAALSNSDIAELKQAVLDSGLTVSELVFTAWSSASTYRGSDYRGGVNGARIRLSPQRNWEANQPEQLDKVLAALDSIQASFNTSERGVSIADLIVLAGNVAVEKAAKDGGFDVEVPFSAGRVDATAEQTDQESFAVLEPEADGFRNFAKKLFSVPAEEMLLDKAQLLGLTAPEMTVLIGGLRVLGANHNNTAHGVLTDKVGVLSNDFFINLVDMATEWKPVCPNNSAYLGTDRATGEKKWTATRVDLVFGSNSQLRAIAEVYAQDDAKEKFVADFVKAWVKVMEADRFDLK
- a CDS encoding putative IS1328 transposase (COG3547) codes for the protein MNRIGSMLLEFGISLPKGHHQMKNVIQRILDHDELLPPLLLLEVKQYFDHYELLNSRIKEQDDKLQRNIREEGTAKLLQTILGIGPITACCCLSAVPNPRDFKNGRNFAAWIGLVPYQYSTGDKSRLLGISKRGNKELKRRKPFN
- a CDS encoding thioredoxin 2 (COG0526) codes for the protein MTTMTTRCPHCKAMNRIPTARVNDIANCGACKDRLLDGMPIEGTQDNFLSLIQSDKPVVVDFWAPWCNPCVGFAPIFEDVAKERNGDVRFVKIDTEAQQALAAQYRIRSIPTIMVFKNGQMVETINGALPKGQFDQWLNQALTK